The DNA segment TATGTTGTAACGATGCCCCTGTCCTCTTCGAATTTATCTTAAATAGTAAGTCATGTATTCTTCATCGTATCCGCGGCCATTATATTCTAATGCGTTCTTCTCGGTTCCATACGTTTCAAATCCTAAAATCTTATAAAGACCAGCTGCTACTTTGTTAGCAGTTACAACACTAAGATTAATTTGTTTTAATCCTTCTATGTCTTTCCCTCTTCTCAGAACCTCTTGTAATAGTTCTTTAGCTATTCCTTTTCCCCGATAATCCGCAGCTACATATATTCCCCAGATCATTCCTTTATGTTTAAATTTCATCCCTTGCCCACGTTTAAAGCCTACCATCCCTACAATTTGTCCGTCTTCCTTAAATGCCCCCAATATGTAATCATCCTGCTTATTCATGATTCTCTTGGCTACCTCGTCTAATGGGGTTTGAACAGAATCTTCATATGAAGTATAGAATGCTTCTGGATGCGTTCTTAATGCTTCAAGTCTTAACTTCCAGAAACCTTCCGCTTGTTCTTGCTTTATATTTTTGATCTGAATCATCTTCGAAATATCCTCTCATTGCAATTATTTCGCAGGGGTTTCTGATAACGTTTCTTGGATTCAAGAACCTTAAGCCCCAACGGGGCGGCCGCGACGCGATCCAGTATTATTTATTAATCATAAAGGTTTATTAGAATTTTGGATATTCCAAAACCCATCACTATTTACTCCTGAACTTGATTGCCCATTCAATTTCATTTCACGTTTTGATACATTTTTTTCTTTGTGTTATTATATATGTAAATAAAGACCAAGTGCTGCGAACACTTGGTCAGTACAATTGGCTTGGATGGTTTATTCCCTTCTAAGTCGTATAGGAACAAAACCCACCTTTGGCCTTAACCTTTGGGTGGGTTTTTACTTTCTCTTGTTGTTATTATTGATGTATGTTAAAAGAGCAAGAATGAACGTTCCAAACAGGAACATGATCGTTAATGCATCCTTTACTTCCATGGCTTCACCTCCTCCAAAGTTTCCGAAGGAAACTTACTTCGAAAGCATCTGCTCGAAGGGAAACCATGCCCACCCAAGATTCAATTGTAGTTATATTTTACCTTTATTTACATCTACGTACAAGCGTTCTCAGTTTGCTTTGTCCAATATGGTGGATTTGATGGGCAATCACATGACGTATAACTTCCCCCCATGTGTCCATAGCGACTCTTCCATCTGGTTGAGGGTTGAAAAAGGGCGTTTCTCCATACTTTCGTTCCATGATTCAACAAATGCCTCTACCTCTGGTTGAAGTAATTCATCATACGATACGTCTTCACACCACTAATACCATTGTTCTCTAACTATCAGTTATAACAAAAAATGTTTGCATGACTATACCTCCGTTTAGTATTCGTTTTCATTTGCAAATGATTTTTTTTGAAGCCTTTAATCACTTTTATTTCTTTAATATGTAATCAATAAATCCCTGTCGTATTTTCTTGCCCTCATATATTCTTTCTACAACCCGATCTTCTTTATAAATCAATTCCATCTCATCAAATAACAAGTCTGCTTCACTATAGTCATAATATGAATGGATTACAGGCTCATCATCTTCAATTTGTTCATATTGGTTATCTCCTAAATCTACACCTTCACCAACTCGAAAATCTTTTAGATTTAGAAAATTTACAAACATTAAACCATGGGGTTGAAGTACTCTTTTCATTTCATTTAATGCCTTCCTCACATCTTCTTTCTTCATATGAAAAATCGAGTTGTAAGAATATACGAAGCTAAATGACTCGTCTGCTAAGGGCAAATTTCTCATATCACCTTGTTGTATATTTAATTTTTGCTTTCTTTTCTCTGCAAACTGATTAGCTTTTTGAATTTGTCCAATATTCATTTCTATCCCACATGTTGTGTATCCATAACCTGCAAATAAACTTAATGGCGGTGAATCTCCTCCAGCTCCGCAATCTAATACTGTCCTTTCCAGTCCACTCTCATTACACAGCGCCAAATATCTGTACAGTGGTACTTGTTTGAATACCTCCATACTTACATCTCCCTCATCCAAGGCTTTTTATAGTTTTCATGGCATAACAATACTCTTACAACCACATACTTTCTTCACCAAAGATTATAGACCATTTGTAAAATAGAGGGAACGACAAAAAGACTTCACCGTAGTGTCATCTCCGATTAAAGCTAGTTCATCTAAACTTGTTACAGGATACTGCCCAGCTCTCCGTCATTTTCTCCGGAAGGAACTAAAAGATAAAGCCTATTACCATCGTAACCAATCGTTTTATAATTAATGTTCCCAAAAATTCTATGGAACTCTTTGAGCGTCTTTCCATATTGGTTTATAAATTGTTTATTATTTTCTGATCCCGTTAACACATGCCTACAATTAAAATAATAATTGAATTTCCAATTTGAATCCTTGTGTGGGGTAGCTGTGACTAACATAACAAGCGACATTCTCGTTCATAGATATTTAGGCTATTAAGAAAAATCTACAACCGGTGTATGGATTGGATTGATTTTTTGTAGCTACAATAATATTTATTATGGACACAAAAAGTGGGGTGAAGCGATGTCGTCCAAAAAGATGGGGCGTCCACCATCTGACAATCCCAAAAGTGATTTGATTCGAGTACGTGTCGATCAAACCATTTTGAATAAGCTCGATGCTTGCACCAAGAAGCTGAATACGAACCGTTCAGATGTGATTCGCAAAGGGATTGAGAAGATGTATGATGATCTCCAAAAATAAAGAAGGAAGCGGCGCGTCCCACGAAGAACACCGCCACTTCCTATCGCGCAATCGCTTTATTGAGCAGACTGCATAAATATCCTATCATGTGCAGGAATCTCATTCAAGTGATGCGATTATACTTAATGGGAGGGAAAACATGAATTCGATTCTGGAAGCCCTATACCGGGGACAACTTGATCCTGTTGAGGCTATTGTGCCCTCTCATCCAAAATACCGTTCTCTAAGTCGACAAATATCGGTTCAAACGGAGCAATGGCGAAACCGATTAGGTGAGGATACGTTTCGTTAGCTTGAGGAGTATTTTGACCTGTGTAGTAGCGTGGACAGTATACATGCTGAAGCTACTTTTCAGCATGGGTTTAGGCTTGGTGCCAACTTGATGATAGAAGTCATCGGCAAGCGGTAGAGCTAAAGTCTATCCATTACTGGGGGTAATGGACAGATAACTTTTTTAAATTACGGAAGAACGATTATTTCCTTAAACCAAACTTGTCAGCATGATGTGGAACTTTGCGTAAAGCATAGCACGAAGCTAGATTTCACTTGAAATTATTATTCTCACGACAGCATCCCTAACTGCGTGCCGCAGTTAGGGATGCTGTACGTCTGCCTTAGCTTTATGCAATCCTTTCAGCACTTTACACTAACTTCGTCTAATGTTCTATGTAATCAAGAAAATAAGCCCAGCCGAAGATTGCCCTTATCATAGGCCGAGGCGTACTTGTCTGAATATATTTTATAAAACTAACTCTTATTGCAAAATCATTTCATCTATATTCCATTCTCTATTTATGTTCAGGAATATGCTCCAATAAATCACCAGGCTGACAATCCAACGCTGCACAAATTTTATCAATGACTTACCAAGATTATAGCCATTTATAAAATAGAGGAAACCACAAAAAGGAGACTTCACCGAAGTGTCGTCTCTATCTCAAGTTATATCATTAAAAGCTTTTTTAAAGGATACTAACCAGCTCAGCGCCATTACCTTCCGATGGAACTAGTAAATAGAGCCTGTTACCGTCGTAACCAATCGTTTTATAGTTAAAGTTCCTAAAAGTTCTAGGGAATTCTTTAAGCGTCTCTCCATTCTGGTTTATAAGAAAGAATCTATTATCCTCAGATTCCGTTAACACAAGCTTACGTTCAAAATACTCGGATTTCCAACTTGAATCCTGGGTGGAGAAACTGCGACTAACTTTGTGCTTTATTTCCCCTGTCTTTAGGTCGTATTTTGCATAAATGATATAATCAGAATCTATGTTAATTCCAAGTGGATGGCCGATTTGACTTGAAGAATTTACAATCATTTCATTTCCTTCAACCCAAAAACTAGTGTTCACATTCCACTCAGCAGAGATTGTCATCGCCTTTTTGGTAGTTATATTTATTATTCTGTATAAGTCCTGTGTTTGAGTTGAATTATCTCCATTCAATTTAATAACTGAGCATTTTGCATAATTCCCTATTTGAGAATTGAATAGCAGAACCTAGACCTAGTTGGTGGTGCATTTTCAGCTAAATCCACTCGGTTTTCAAAAATGGGCAGACCTGCAGAATTTTCTGCGCATTCAAAATTTTAAGCAGCGACTTTTCTGTATTTCTGAGCCATTGCCAGGGCAGAAGCCAGCAATACAATTGCATTTAAATATTGGTGAGTTATGACTTTCTCTATGCCCCAAACATGCATGGCGTCTGCGGTCAAATAGGTTTTCATTCGGGAGTTGCAGCGTTCTACACTCGTTCTTTCTTTGTAAAGTTCTTGCCAACGTTTCGTGTTCCGGTGCGGACTTGAATAACGGCGCAAATCGCTTTTTGTATCAACCTTGAGCACCATTCCATAGTTGGAAGATGAACAGGCTGCCATCCCCAGCGGACAATCCACCTTGCCGGTCGCATGGGGACACCGGAATTTCAGGTGATCGCCATCTACTCCCCAGTATGTCATGGCAAAACCCATGGAGCAGCAAGGTGTACCGTTAGATGTTATACCTGCAGGCGGTTCCTTCTCATTGCGAAGATTCATCGGGATAATCGCTTGCGCTTTGAGCTTCCGTGCCGCTTCATAGTTTTTAAGTTGGTCATACCCAGCATCAAACACAAAGAACTTCACTTTCGCATCGGCAGCCACTTGTTCCATAAGAGCGGGTGCCAGATCACCGTCATTGACATGAGCCGGTGTAACCGAGAGGGCCAGGGGCAGTTCGCTAGCGGTGTCGACAGCAAGATGAAGCTTATAGCCGAACCACTTGACCTTGTTACCAAAGGAGTCAAACTTCGCGCCCCAGTTGGCATTCCCCGTCAGCTCACTTTTGCGCTTCGGCTGTTTCTTCTCGTAGGCATGGATCGCTGCGCTGTCCATCGCCACGTGACTTCCATCGATGATTCCTTCCTGCTTACAGCGTGTGACGAGATCCTCAAACAGACGTTTTGCCAATCCCTTATTCGTTAGCTCAGTGAAAACGCGGCTTAATGTGGCGATTGATGGAGCTTTTCGATCAAGCCTGAGTCCGCATTGGTAACGGAAACGAAGATCCATATCCAGACGACGATGCAAGCCGCTAAATGTATCCATGTTCTCCAGTGGCGCTGCAAGCAATGCGCGAAGAATCCCTTGTCGGCAGTGCCCATCGGCACCTCGGGGTGAATGACTTCTCAAATCTTTAGCATAAGGTCGTAAGTCCAGGGCGCTGAAGAAGATAGGCAAACGTTCTTTAAATTCAAGTTTTTGAAGTTCTTCAAAGGAAAATAGACTTTCTTGTAGAATATACATAGTGACTTCTCCCCCTTGGGTTTTCTTGTTTTGTCACTTGAAAACTTCTCCAAGTTGGGGTGAAGTCCTTTTTTTATGTTTGAAAACCTTTGTCTAGCAAGGGCTCAGGTTAATGCAAAATGCTCAACTACATATGGTGTTTGTAGTTGTACATCTTTTATAATAGTATTTTCATATTTCTTATCCTCTGCCAAACTGTAAGGAAAAGTCGTTATTGGCTTTTTCCAAGGATATTCATAAAGAAGTACCTGGCTGCCATTAACAACAGCCAACTTTTCCTTTTCTTTATTTATTGCAGGCGCCCAGCTAATCTTTATGTTTTCCGTTAACTTTATACTAGGAAATACTTGCTCCGAAAGAATAGTTCCGTCAGCGGAAATTGTTATCTTTTTTAATTTGTTGTTTTCTGATGTAATAACGATAATTTTTAGGGGATTGATCAATACTTGACTATCATAGACTACGGGAAATCTCTTGCTCCAAACTATTTGTTGAGTGCTCAAATTTATAACTTGAAGCTGGTTATTAACATGATCAACGAGTAGGGTTTGTGTCGAGGTTAGCGCGTAGGCTTTCGTGGACTCAGCAAGTAAAGTTTCTGAATATTTTGCAGCCGCTTCCGTAGTCTGATCCGTCGAGAAAAGTGCAAAAAGGAATATCATTGAAAACAACAGGCTCATTTTCTTCACGGGGAGCACCTCCATTGTTAAAAACACTCCCTTATTATACCATTTCCAGTCAAACAAGGGCCTTTATTTATTCTTGAAGTGGATTACCCATAAATTGAATCATATTTCACTTTTCTTTAAATCTTCCCATAACAATAGTGCTATAAAATATACCATCTGCAAGCAATTTGTCTTGTTTTAGTATACCTTCGACTTCAAATCCATGCTTTTTATATAGTTCTATCGCTTTGTGATTTGTCTCCAACACATTTAATGTCATTTTTTTAATACCCACAGAATCAGCCCAAGATATAGACTCTTGTAATAGATTTTTTCCAATACTATATCCCCAAAATTCTTTTAATACGCATACTCCAAACTCCACTTTATGTAATAATCGCTTTAAATCTGTTCCTTCACACCGGGAATATCCCACAATTCGATTGTCAATTACTGCAACCAAAAATATACTTCTTAAACTATCTTTTTTTATAATTGTTTCCATACCTGCAGAATCAATATATGCCTCTCCTCTTTCTCTATCCATATTTTCTGTCTCTCCGTCAATCTGTACTCGCAGTTTAGATAGAGTCCCTGCATCCTTAATTACTGCAGATCGAATAGAGTAACTCAATTCTTTCACATTAAAATCCTTTGGTTCAATGATCACTATAAATCCACCTTTAAAAGTGATTAAAATCTTTTTTCAGCCAATAAATAAAATGTTTTAGGAACTACGTTTAACGTTCTTGTATCTACGACGCGACCCGACCTTAGATAATCCTATCTTAGGTCGGGTCGTCTGTTGTCTGAATATTCTTCTTTGCTCTCTTCATCTGATAACCAATGGGAAAGTGCCCCGCAGCGTAGGTACACTGTTATACGACGGAAGTCCTTCTCTGAGTATCCCACTCCGTTTATTGCTCTTAAT comes from the Paenibacillus lentus genome and includes:
- a CDS encoding GNAT family N-acetyltransferase, with product MIQIKNIKQEQAEGFWKLRLEALRTHPEAFYTSYEDSVQTPLDEVAKRIMNKQDDYILGAFKEDGQIVGMVGFKRGQGMKFKHKGMIWGIYVAADYRGKGIAKELLQEVLRRGKDIEGLKQINLSVVTANKVAAGLYKILGFETYGTEKNALEYNGRGYDEEYMTYYLR
- a CDS encoding putative holin-like toxin, yielding MEVKDALTIMFLFGTFILALLTYINNNNKRK
- a CDS encoding class I SAM-dependent methyltransferase, with amino-acid sequence MEVFKQVPLYRYLALCNESGLERTVLDCGAGGDSPPLSLFAGYGYTTCGIEMNIGQIQKANQFAEKRKQKLNIQQGDMRNLPLADESFSFVYSYNSIFHMKKEDVRKALNEMKRVLQPHGLMFVNFLNLKDFRVGEGVDLGDNQYEQIEDDEPVIHSYYDYSEADLLFDEMELIYKEDRVVERIYEGKKIRQGFIDYILKK
- a CDS encoding CopG family transcriptional regulator, translating into MSSKKMGRPPSDNPKSDLIRVRVDQTILNKLDACTKKLNTNRSDVIRKGIEKMYDDLQK
- a CDS encoding helix-turn-helix transcriptional regulator gives rise to the protein MDKICAALDCQPGDLLEHIPEHK
- a CDS encoding transposase, which produces MYILQESLFSFEELQKLEFKERLPIFFSALDLRPYAKDLRSHSPRGADGHCRQGILRALLAAPLENMDTFSGLHRRLDMDLRFRYQCGLRLDRKAPSIATLSRVFTELTNKGLAKRLFEDLVTRCKQEGIIDGSHVAMDSAAIHAYEKKQPKRKSELTGNANWGAKFDSFGNKVKWFGYKLHLAVDTASELPLALSVTPAHVNDGDLAPALMEQVAADAKVKFFVFDAGYDQLKNYEAARKLKAQAIIPMNLRNEKEPPAGITSNGTPCCSMGFAMTYWGVDGDHLKFRCPHATGKVDCPLGMAACSSSNYGMVLKVDTKSDLRRYSSPHRNTKRWQELYKERTSVERCNSRMKTYLTADAMHVWGIEKVITHQYLNAIVLLASALAMAQKYRKVAA
- a CDS encoding GNAT family N-acetyltransferase, with the translated sequence MIIEPKDFNVKELSYSIRSAVIKDAGTLSKLRVQIDGETENMDRERGEAYIDSAGMETIIKKDSLRSIFLVAVIDNRIVGYSRCEGTDLKRLLHKVEFGVCVLKEFWGYSIGKNLLQESISWADSVGIKKMTLNVLETNHKAIELYKKHGFEVEGILKQDKLLADGIFYSTIVMGRFKEK